The sequence AAACCTTCAGCTAGAGGTTAAACGGGATAGTCCACCTTCATTTTCCGAACTGCTTTTGCAGCTGCGCAGTGAAGAAAATCGACACTTTGCCAAAGAGAGCCGCATGCGTCAGCATCTGAATGTGCATCGTCATAAAGTCAGCTCCCATGTAGTATCCACAAGCTCTCTTGACGTAGAGCAAGGTGCTGCATCAGAGGGAAATGAGGTCacagaattaagacggcaagtCACAAAACTTCAAAGTCAGCTCAGTAAGCAGAGAGCTAAACAGACAGAGAAAAATGTGCTATTGCAGAGTGATGATGTGCTTGACTTGAAGAAACAGATTGCAGAACTTCAGAGTCAGTTCACAAAGCTAGGATCTCAGAAACCTCTAAAGCAAAAAGGAGAACGTGAGCCCAAACAGGTTTACTCTAAGCCCACTCAACCAAGTGCTTTAACTACTGGCCAAAATTTTCAAGAAAGACCTAAGCCAGGATATTGTTTCCGCTGTGGCGAAGACGGGCATATCGCTTCTGGTTGCGAGAACGATCCAAACCCATCTTTAGTGAATGAAAAACGGAAGCAGCTGAGGGAGCGACAGAATCTGTGGGACCGACAAAAGTGTCCAGGGGCCTCAGAGTCTTTAAACTGGAATTAGCCCCTGTAGCGAGACGTACAAGGGCTACTGTGTGCAGAACTAGTCTCAAAAGGCCAATAGGAAGGAAGGGTAGCTCAGAGTTATCCTGTAGTAGGGGTCAGCTGGCCAGCCTCCCAAAGGGACTGATAGGGGCCAAGTGTACTGCTCAAGTGTACATTGAAGGTAAACTATGTTCCTGCCTTTTAGACACAGGGTCGCAAGTGACAACAATTTCCCAATCCTATCATGAGCAAAACTTGTCTGAGCTAAGTATAATTCCCTTGGAGAACCTGCTGGAAGTGGAAGCCGCAAATGGGCAGGTAGTACCCTATTTGGGGTATGTAAAAATGAGAGTCAAGTTTCCTGAGGATTTTCTCGGAAGTACTGTTGAAGTATCAACACTTGCACTGGTTATTCCAGATACCAGTGGCACTGCTCAGCCAAAAGTACTAATTGGTACCAATACTTTAGACTTGGCATACGGGAAGCATCTTGAAATCAATGACTCCATCTGCAAATCCATTCCATTCGGCTACAAAGCAGTAGTGAAAACGATTGAGTATCGATGGGATCAAAGAGTAAACAGCAATGTAGGAATTGTCAGACTCCCCAGCGCTGAGGCCGCTGTCATACCTGCAGGGCAGAATCTTGTCTTGGAAGGAGTTGTGAGTGTAAAAGGACAAGTGACAGATAAATGGGTAGTGATGGAACCCCCTTCCCATTCTTCTGTTCCGGGAGGACTTTTAGTCGCTAGCTGTCTTCTTAACTTACCTGAGCATCCATCCTGTAAAGTCCCTGTAGTGCTAAAAAATGAAACCGAGCATGATATTACCATTCCTGGAAAGTGTGTAATCGCGGATGTCCATGCCATAGAGAGGGTCATTTCAAATAAGAGCACTCAGAAGGGAGCCATGTCCTCTAATGTAGAAGACAAATCTACAAAGGAACTCTGTTTTGATTTTGGCGACTCTCCAATAACCAAAGAATGGAAAGAGAGGATTACACAAGAGTTGCGGGATATGTCCGATGTTTTTGCTGTACATGATTTCGATGTTGGGCGAACTGAAAAGGTGAAGCATAGCATCAAGCTGCATGATAATACCCCTTTCAAGCACAGGGCCAGACCCATACATCCTGATGACTTCGAAGCAGTTCGTCGACATTTGGAGGAGTTGCTCGAGGCTGGAATCATCCGGGAATCGGAATCATCCTATTCGTCACCCATTGTGGTTGTCAAAAAGAAAAATGGTGATGTGAGGCTGTGTATCGACTATAGAAAATTGAACACACAGACCATAAAGGATGCTTATGCACTGCCGAATCTCGAGGAAGCCTTTTCGGCACTCCGTGGATCTAAATGGTTTTCAGTGCTTGATCTTAAGTCCGGCTATTACCAGATTGAAGTTGAGGAAAAGGATAAGCCCAAAACCGCTTTTGTTTGTCCTCTTGGGTTCTGGGAGTTCAATCGAATGCCTCAGGGGATAACGAATGCTCCCAGTACATTTCAACGACTTATGGAGAAGTGTATGGGTGATATTAACCTCACTGAAGTCCTGGTATTCTTGGACGATTTGATCGTATTTTCTGAGACACTAGAAGAACATGAAACCCGCCTTTTGCATGTCCTAAATCGCTTGAAAGACTATGGTCTGAAGCTTTCAGTAGAGAAGTGTAAATTTCTCCAGACCTCTGTTAGGTATTTGGGACATATTGTGTCACAGAACGGCGTGGAAACCGATCCTCAGAAAATAGAGACAATCAAAACCTGGCCAAGTCCTAAAACCCTCAAAGAATTACGCTCCTTCTTGGGGTTTTCCGGCTATTATCGCCGTTTCATCCGAGACTATGCTAAGATCGCAAAGCCACTAAACAACTTGACTGTCGGATACCCACCTCTCCGTAAGAACTGTAAAGGAAAGAGCAAAAGTACATCTTACCTGAGTTCCAAAGTGCCTTTTGGAGGGAGATGGACAGAGAGTTGTCAACAGGCTTTTGACACACTCATAGAGAAACTCACCACAGCACCTGTATTGGGATTCGCTGATCCCACACTCCCCTACGAGTTGCACACCGATGCTAGCACCACTGGGCTAGGTGCTGCCctttaccagcagcagggaggAGAGCTACGTGCAATTGCATTTGCCAGCCGCGGGCTTTCAAGGAGTGAGTCCCGTTACCCTGCTCATAAACTCGAATTCTTGGCCCTGAAATGGGCAGTCACGGAGAAGTTCTCTGATTACCTGTATGGAGGCAGTTTTAAAGTGGTCACAGACAGCAATCCGTTGACTTATATCTTGAAATCTGCAAAACTGGATGCGACAAGTTACAGATGGCTCTCTGCCTTGTCCACATTTTCTTTTACGCTTCAGTATCGGCCGGGAAAGAGCAATCTAGATGCAGATGGGTTGTCAAGACGTCCTCATGGAATGCTTACCAACGACGGGATATCACAGAAAGAGCAGGAGCGCATAAATCAGTTTACCTTGCACCACTTACCTGAGGATAGAAATTCTATCTTGGTCCACACTGAAGTTGTCCAAGCTATCAGCGACAAACATCTGGTACGCACAACTGAAGATGGTGATTACATTCCTCTAATTGAGTCCCTTTCTGTGAGTTCAGAGGCGATTCCTGAGACTTATGAGTCCTTTGAAGGATTTCCAGTGGTTCCTCAGTTAACGGAGCAAGAGCTGAAAGATAAACAAAGAGCTGATCCGGCAATACAGGAGATAATCTTACAACTGGAATCAGGGAAACCGTCCTTACCGGTACTGCGGAAAGAATTGCCAGAACTCCCATTTCTTCTGCGAGAATGGAAAAAGTTAGAGCTGAGGGATGGTATTCTTTACAGGAAAAGAGTGGATGGTGACCATACAGTTTACCAACTTGTTCTCCCAAAGGATCTAAGGCCTATTGTCATGGAGCAACTGCATGACAATATGGGTCATTTAGGTATGGAAAGAACCCTTGACCTTGCTCGAGCCCGGTTTTATTGGCCCAGGATGGCTACAGATGTGGAAGTGAAGATCAAGACATGCAACCGGTGCGTGTGCAGGAAGACTCCCCCAGAGAAAGCAGCGCCATTAGTGAACATTCAGGTATCTAGGCCACTTGAGTTGGTATGTATGGATTTCTTATCTTTGGAACCAGATCGTACTAATACAAAGGACATCTTGGTGATAACTGATTACTTCACAAAATACGCTGTAGCAATCCCCACACCAAATCAGAAGGCTAAGACAGTCGCAAAAAACCTATGGGAAAATTTCATTGTTCACTATGGGGTACCTGAAAGGCTTCATAGCGATCAAGGACCTGATTTTGAGAGCAAGACCATTAAAGAGTTATGTGAGATTGCTGGAATTAGGAAAGTTCGAACTACACCGTATCATCCCAGGGGAAACCCAGTTGAAAGGTTCAACCGAACTCTGTTGAGTATGCTGGGTACTCTGAGAAACAAGGACAAAACCCATTGGAGAGATTTTGTGAAGCCTGTTGTGCATGCATATAATTGCACTAAACATGAAACTACAGGATTCACACCATATGAGTTAATGTTTGGCCGACAGCCTAGGTTGCCAATAGACCTCGCTTTCAGAGTACCTGTGAATAACAGCCATAATGAGTTCCATTCCCAGTATGTGAAAACTTTGAAAACTCATTTGCAGGAGAGTTATGAACTTGCCAGGAAGAATGCAGCAAAGGTTGCAGCAAGGAACAAGACAAGATATGACAAAAGAGTGACAGAGTCTTCACTTGATGTGGGTGATCGAGTTCTTGTCAGAAATGTGCGTCTCCGAGGAAAGCACAAATTGGCTGATAAATGGGACTCTGAAGTATACATTGTGGTAAACCGAGCTGGTGAACTTCCTGTGTACACCGTGAAACCAGAAGGAAAAGAAGGACCCTTGCGAACGCTCCACAGGGACCTATTGTTGCCTTGCGGTTTCTTGTCACCATCTGAGGAGGAAGAAAAGATGGCACACAAGCAGCAGAGAGGGCGAAAAGTTCTGAGAGAAGTAAATGAGGAAGAACCAGAGAGTTCAGAGCAGTGTCTGGATAATGACGGAGAGGACGATGATTATCTTATGCAAGGAATTGAGCCCATTTCCGAAACCATTCCGGTGAGATTTGTTAAGGAGTTTGAAGTCGTGAGAGCACCAAGAGAAATTCCCCTCAAAAGCGTTGAACCTGTAATTCAGACACAACCTGATTCAAACCCTGCCAGTGCTAATGTCAGTGATACGCATGAAGAATACCTACCTGAACCAGAATACTTACCTGAAACTCAGTCTTCTATTGGACCAGCCTCCGCTCACAGTGATATGGTACCTGAAagaaaaagatttgaagagagaAGTTTTCTGTCAGAAACAGGGCAACAAAGTTTGAATTCACCTGTTAATACAAGAATGGAGAACAAAACTAACACAGAGCAAAATGGAAAACCCATACCTCACATACCTCATGTTCCAGTGGAAAAAGACAGAGTGGATCCAGTTGAATCAGAAGCATCTGAAGAAGATACAGAGTCAGATGAATGTGAAGCTGAGAGTAGATTAAGGAAGTCCAAAAGAATgagacaaaaatccaaaagacTGACTTACCCGGAATTGGGCAATCCTATGATATCTATTATTCAATCTCTTTTGCAAGGACTAAACACAGCTTTCGTTGAAACATTAGCAGAACAACCCAGATCAGTTAAGCACACTAAGATATAAGCCTTGACACTGATAGTAGTCAGAATTGCAATGCAAAGGGACTTGCATGGATTTAAAGAGGGGAGGGTGTAACCCATGTTAAATGTGGTGCCttaggaaaataaatatatatatataattgtatagtCTAATAGTTGTATTtctaattaaaatattgaaacGATCTATTAAAGTACATTGTGAATTAACtatgtataaataaaaataataattatcataTTTGAGCGGAGATCATGTGACGTATTACACGTAACACAAGCTGTGTATGACGCAAGCGGATGACTCACGGAAGTGCGAGAGATGCGCTGAACACGAGATGAGTGATGCAGAAACGGGATTAAAAAggtttatattgttaaaattcatttaatattgttataaacaactttataatactTTATGATTGATGATGATAAATCATTGTAGAATGATGATTGCCGATGTAAACGTGGATGCTAGATGATTGTGAAACTCCTGTGAATCTGAAGCGGGTgttttaaaaactgaaaactCGGGATTTGGTCAGGTTTGTTGATTTGAGTTGGAAACCTCTCTCATGGATTTGAGATGGCGAGCCACCAAAATTGAATGCTGATTCCTGGACCTGGGAAAGCACACTTTTGTTGTATCCACTGTATTAAGGACATTCGTTGCGTTGCATCAACTTGCTTCAGGAGGACAACTCTCTTTCCTTTGGATACTTCTCTGAACTGGTAGGACTGAGCCGATTTGGCACTCACTCACTGGACTTGTTAAAGGACCATTCTTGGACaatatttgaaagacaaattCAGACAAAGAGTTATAACAAGGGTATTTGGTTATTGCGTGTgagttaaatgtatattttgtatttaattttgttttgtttttttcatttcaatGTGATTAGAGATTTCAGTTTTGCTGACTGGTTAATTGTGTTTATATTACCTTGTTACGGGGTTTTGTTAAAGAAGGTTCTGGTTTGAAAGCAATATAGAACAAAAATCCCCAAATTTAAAGAGACAGTTAAGTTTAATAGCTGTCTGAAATACAGAACATAAATAAACGATAAACGGTCTTACTACAGTCTGCAAATTGAGGTAACGTACATTCAATTATttcaagagaaaaaaaaaagaaatcgaAATCTTAACAGAATAAGAGAAACAAGACAAGAGATAACACAGAGAATTCATATTTTGTTTAtcaatttattgttttataatttatttccgTCTCCAAATCTTGTTTGTTTTGTCTATGTGACTgttaaattacaaatatattttcttgagtAATTTTCCTCATATGCTTCTGTGGTTTATTTACTGCCAGTATTAATTCTGTTCTCCACCAACCTAGAAACTGGTCCATTGCTCTAACGTTATGTTGAGGGCACTTGTTACACATGCATTTCTTGTTAGCTGCTCAGGGTTCAatttagactgggtaaacccagcctgatctgccggcgatttgatttcaccctgcagctcagtctggaaacctgtacatttatttctattgcttctgttacacttttgcgggaaccaatcacagactggcttatccacctggtgcgctattggcgggtttaacacgatgatggATATCCAATTGCAAAGAGTCATTTCAATTATGCTCGTTTATTACACtttttgtggtctgattggttgaaggactatccaattgcatacagagtaatttgaataatgctggttgatcacgcctcttgtgtagtagaaaatacagcgcagactccccagaccaatgttcaatcttaaattgagcttggtctggtgacaGCCAGACAAGTTGAATTGCTATATTTGATCTAACTATTATGTTTTTACCATGtgattttaatctttttaaatgtttgagtcTTCAACACTTGAAAACtacaaattaaatgtgaaaCTATTTGTTTTATGTAATGCAGGTTACTGGCTTTGGCAGCATTCTCTGACCTTCTCTATATAGTCTGCAATGTCAGCTTAGATGTGCACCCCATATTTGGGGCAATTTCACAAAATTGTCCCCGCTCTCTGTTCTGCCCGCCCCTCTCAGTGAAAATGAATTGTAACCTAATGGGACATTTTTTTTCCAAGCAgctctctgtgctttacttcaCTGCTCCATCTCCAACTGTCTGCACCATAGAAATAGGATAAGCGGTCAgcctatgaaaaaaaaaaaaaaaaatctgctagCAGCCAAAAATGGGGCATGGAAGGTAATAGCACCACAAAGTACAGGTCAAGGTAATCAAATCACAACATCAAACATACCCCATACATCTAATATCCATCCATTAaggctgtttttttgttttctaattttttaaaatactctAAACAAGTATAGACCTTGATCACACCTCTGAACAAATCACTACTTTATTACTAATTTGTAGGTTTTTGATAATCTTGTGACCGAGATTGTGACCAATTGTATTGCTGTGATATGTAATGGCTGCAATGGCTGTTAAACAAAGAAAAATGTAGGACAAAACTTAATTTTATCGAATGGTTGCTGAATGGACTGTGAAAATTAAGTGTTGTATCCTTCATATGCCCTTATGATGCTCTGCGCAAATTATGTGAGTAACTTCGAGAAGGGTCCAGCTGTGGCTTGGGCATTCCTGTCATGAACCAAAAATGTCCATTGGGCGTCCCTGGTAGCGTCTCATCGACCAACTGCAATAAATCTCTCGGGGCACACTGGGTATGATGTAATTTTCCCTTCCATATGCGTGATTTTTTTCCCTCAAACCAGTTCAGCGTAAATGCCCTGCAACAGATTCTTAACATTTTCATTTGTCATGTAAATCACAATAACGATTGCCTACACCCAACTCTGATCCCTCAACCTAACCATCAccagaaacattctgcatttttacattttcaagaaaacattatttagtacgtttataaatccatttacattgtggacacacacacacacacacacacacacacacacacacacacacacacacacacacacacacacacacacacacacacacacacacaaacacaatggtTCATTTCGCCGTAGACATACACGGGGAATCACATGCAGGGATGATGGACATTCACACGGAATCAcatggcgtagacatacacacggaaTCACATGTGGGGATGATGGCCATTCAAGCGGAATCATATggcatagacatacacacggatagctcaaaatgcatacagataacacgccacttggctttagaaagtgttgtgtatgtttacgcaaagtcatgatgtcatgttgcaagaAGCTAGATCTTATTTTGAAGCTTCTGTTTGAAAAAAACTAACTAGCGAATGTTGAACATATTAATCCGGATGTTGACAGCTAGCAGTTTAGCAGAAGATGCGAGGAAGAAGAAGTTCCAGTCTGCGAAAACGGTAATTCCcactagggatgggacgatacacttaaactcacgatacgatgcacctcgatatgccagggttacgatacgatacgtcacgatacgatatcaaaaaaaaaagtctttccaaatctgtgattttttttttttttttttaccaccaaagtaatgtactaaaacgaaaggtaggatttttctctttttttgcattttggttctatgttgtttaaaaaaaaggagaatttttagaagtccgcgaccacatcttaaacaggggtgccaataattgtggagggcactgtagggcTTTCAaccgattaaaatattgaatagcgattaactgcatgattgtcatgagttaactcgcgattaatcgcaatttaatcacatctttttagcaattgtaaatgtatcttaaattaagtttaaattaagtttttaatattctaatcaacataggtatggacaaatatgcatgctttatgcaaatgtacatttattattagtgaaaccatacttattcaataataatcaatatagcatgaagactagacatatcaaaggtcatagatatgtttatctaagaaattgttcatgtcgcttaagcctaaacttaaaaataatgagtaagtagtgatttctctcattttaacaatataaagggagtttttacactggcagtttaattcagaacagggcacagttcgtatgaaaaattgttaatgtgtaccagtgagcgaaccagaaccacaccatacctggaggaggtccatattacacgaggaggaatatagtgcggcccctttaagagatccgcattccctattgaactgccggtattttgcgtgtgcgcgccgaactgggccgtgattaacgtggacagtgtgaagaacacggacgactcgggagcgcgcttgttcaggaaagtaacctgtgcattcgttttagccgattgtaatgtatttagctcAATAAAACACGTGTTCTGTAaggggtgatggtgttaatgatttacctcagacatgagcgagagtgagctgcagtgcatcgcgcttagagtgcagagaatgtgctcagtgaaaaaacacacttttctttctggagtctaataaaagttaaacagaaaatatggtagcttatgtagacaataactgcatttttgttttagaatattaatgctaatgtcaacccttttctttcccttttaatgtttgctgttgcatcgcgtctgactgctctcactttttacaactatgcctcagatcaaacagaaaatgcgcgttgcgttttgttatgtctgccccatacacacacacacacacacacacacacacacacacacacacacacacacacacacacacacacacacatataatacactaaattatttatatactacgcaaatcatgcagcagtgccatctatctttatttcgcgatccattttttttcgacctcgatgcgtttcgtcacgttttgtatcgcgaaattttgtcaaacgatatttcgtcccatccctaattCCCACCAGCACGATAATGCCCATTTGTGGCCACAGTTGGATGATCCACTACAACTGCCAATGAACACCTGCAAATGTTTTTCAAGGATGTTAAAGGATTGTTTATGAATACAATATTAACTTTTGCAAAAACTGAACTGacctttaaatttttttttttgtcattttgaggGGAAGTTCATAAAACTGGAAGCACCATCCATAATTTAAAACACAATAAGCTCATTCAGAAAAAAGTGGATACAGGAATGCAAGCAGATCTGAATGTGATTGGATTAAAATGATAGTTGtttacccaaaaaggaaaattctttCATAGTTTACTTTCCATCATTcaaatttttttaatactttattactttactttaagaagatattttgaagaatgttggtaaccaaatgTGTTTGGGGCCCATTCATTTTCATTCTTTCATCAAGTGAAACCTGGTGTATTAAGGCAATAGTTAATATGCTGTATTTTCTACCTAGATTAATTCTGGTCTTTAAGGAATAGTCAACAATAAAAATGTTGTAGTCATTTTCTCATTACACTGTCGTTGTAATCATGACCAAAGCTTGCCTATTATATTCTCTCTTCCATGAAACACAAAATTAGATGTTTAGCTGAATGTCCAAACGCCTCGCTTTCAAATGAAACTGGATGATGATATTTCCTACAGTATATTCCAATTCTTCTGATATCACTGTTAGGCACAGATGTTAGGCACAGACTTCATTCCAGCCTTTGCCACCCAATCCACTCTCAATATCTTGGCCTTGACTGAAACCTGGATCCGTCCAGAAGACTCAGCAACCCCTGCTGCGCTCTCATACAACTTCTCCTTCTCTCACACCCCTTGCCATACTGGGAGGGGTAGAGGCACAGGGTCTCATTTCTAACTATTAGAAATACTCAACCCACAAATCTTTATGCAATAACTAATTTGAATACCCCAATATTACAGTTACAACTCGTAACATTTATATTGTAGTCATTTACTCAGTCTGTAGATTGTTGTGATAGCCTTCCAAGTTCACCTGTCCAGCTCAAGTGTCAAGAGAGAGCAAGTCAGAGATAGAGGCTCACAGGTACACGAAGTCATGTATAACCTCAAGTTCTCAATTTACATCTTGCTCCATGACTTGCATCTCTTGGCATGCCTCAGAGGTTGAGCCATCAAAGATAACAGTTCCCTTCATGTCAGCATGGAAAGACTTGATGATGCTAAGAAAATTCTGGTGGACAGCCTCTTGACCAAGGTCTTGAAGAGACCATGTCTAATAACAAGATCAAAGGCCTTAATGAGATCGATAAAGGCCACAAACGTTGCCATTGCTCCTTGCATTTTTCCTGTAACTGTTGAAGTGAGAAGATCATATCAATAGTGGATCTGTTGATTCGGAATCCACACTGTGACTCCGGATAAACTCTCTCTCCAAGGACCTAAATGTGTTTCAGGGCAACTCAAGATAAGCTTAGGAGAAATATGCCGCAATAGTTATTGCAATCATTTCTGTCACCCCTTTTCCTATAGAGTGTGACAATGTTTGCATCCCTCATGTCCTGTATGCAAAGGATTCATGCAGCTCACTGAGCACAATTTCCTTGCA is a genomic window of Pseudorasbora parva isolate DD20220531a chromosome 12, ASM2467924v1, whole genome shotgun sequence containing:
- the LOC137094177 gene encoding uncharacterized protein yields the protein MDFLSLEPDRTNTKDILVITDYFTKYAVAIPTPNQKAKTVAKNLWENFIVHYGVPERLHSDQGPDFESKTIKELCEIAGIRKVRTTPYHPRGNPVERFNRTLLSMLGTLRNKDKTHWRDFVKPVVHAYNCTKHETTGFTPYELMFGRQPRLPIDLAFRVPVNNSHNEFHSQYVKTLKTHLQESYELARKNAAKVAARNKTRYDKRVTESSLDVGDRVLVRNVRLRGKHKLADKWDSEVYIVVNRAGELPVYTVKPEGKEGPLRTLHRDLLLPCGFLSPSEEEEKMAHKQQRGRKVLREVNEEEPESSEQCLDNDGEDDDYLMQGIEPISETIPVRFVKEFEVVRAPREIPLKSVEPVIQTQPDSNPASANVSDTHEEYLPEPEYLPETQSSIGPASAHSDMVPERKRFEERSFLSETGQQSLNSPVNTRMENKTNTEQNGKPIPHIPHVPVEKDRVDPVESEASEEDTESDECEAESRLRKSKRMRQKSKRLTYPELGNPMISIIQSLLQGLNTAFVETLAEQPRSVKHTKI